In Candidatus Methylacidiphilales bacterium, the genomic window ACAGGGAGAGTTTCTTGACCGATTCGTGGGCCATGCGGCTACGGACCAGGTGCGACAGCGCAGTTTCGAGGCTTGCCTGGCGACTGCCGGGAGCAGGCTTGGCTGATGCCGCTTGCGCGGATACGCGTGCCAGGTAGGCCTTCAGGTCTTCCGCGCGGCCGGTCTCGACGATGGCTGAAATATCCTGCTGCACCGCTGCCCATTCCTTGGGGTAGCTGGCGCAAAGTTCATCCAGAGAAGGCTTGGTCTTCAGCCATTCAACTGCTTTTGCGTAAGCCGCCTGTTTCATGAAAATATCTTTGACATGTTTAGGATTTGGATCTGCCCATCGAGACTGGATAGTATCAAACAGTTGTATTTTGCTCGAAAGAGAAGGGCGCGGATTGGGTGTCGGGTTTTCTTACATTGCGCTGCGCTGCTCATCAGCGAACGATTTTAACTCTTTGTATATCAGGATATAAATATCCTTGGAACGGTTGATGCTTATATTGAAGCAAAAGGCCTGGTCTCGGCCCAAAAATTTTTCCGTTGAAACTTTTCCTTGGAGAATAATTATGAAACTCAAAAAACTCTCTACCGCCACAGCCTTAGCTGCCGCCCTGTTTGCAAGTAGCAGCGCTTTCGCTGTCGCCATTACACCTACTGTTTCCTTCAACCCTGGCACCACGCTGAATACCACGGGCCTGAGCACCTTCACCACAAGCGGGGCGCAAATGGCAGGCATGACGGTGACTGCCTATTTCAGCGGCGGCTCGAGCGAAACCGTGATTTGGGCTGCCGGTGCAGATCCCGCTGGGGCTGCCACGGGCACCGCCTGGTCTCTGGGATTCGCGGGCTTTACAACCTTTTCGCCCTCCTGGGAATTGCTGACGTCAGCCAATATGACCAACTCCATCACACGACTGGTCATCGATGGTCGGCCGGGTGATACGATTTTCGACACCATTCTGGACCCGGAAACCACACCCGGTTCTGCTCGTGGCACGGCTTTCTCCAGTGTCGACGGCCCCGCAGGCCTGAATGTGGCTGCCACCTATATGAACCAGGTTGCGCTGAACGGCACGGTTTATGGCGATCTGTTCACCGTGCTTGATATCGGTTTTTCCGCGGCGACCGGCGCGGCTGGTGGGTTGGGCGCCAACAGCAGTCTGATCTTTACCGCCGATACGGACAACACCGCCATTCAGGGTGACCTCAACCCCATTCCCGAGCCTGCCACAATGGCCCTGTTGGGTCTGGGTCTGCTTGGCCTCGGTTTCATGCGCCGCAGGGCCTGAATCTGTCGGAAAGTCTGACAACCAAAGGCGGCCGGAAGGCCGCCTTGCTTATTGCTCGGCTGAAAATCTCTTCATTGTTCCTGCGTAGTTCGCATCCGTCTAGCGAAAGGCCGTCGGCGCCACGCACAGCACAACGGCGCGTTAATCATGCTGGCCTATGAAGATCGCTCGCAACGGAACTTGCATTGGCTCAGGCCGTTCAAATTCAGTGCAAAGACGAAAAAAGCATGCCCGTGCTTCCGGGTCATTGAGCAAGAACCAGCCTCATTCCTCTCAGGAGAGCATCATGAAAAAGAACGCAAGCCTTTCAGTTCTTATGGCGGCGCTGCTGGGTATCGCCCCGTTAAGCCTCGCCTCCAAGCACGAGGTATCCGGGCATGAAAATGGCAAGACCACCTCCAGGGAAGTTCGACGGGAGGTCACCGACGCTGCCGAGACGATCAAGGACTATTCCGCCGACAAGCGCGACGAGGCGGTGAAAAAAGCGAAAGCCTCACTCGACGCCCTGGATGTCCGCATCGCGGCCATGGAAGCGCGCATCGACAAAAACTGGGACAAGATGGACGTGGCCGCACGCGAACAGGCACGCAGCACCCTGGATGCGCTTCGCAAGCAGCGGGTTCAGGTGGCTGAATGGTACGGTGGGCTGAAAAACAGCACCGCTGACGCGTGGGAGCGCATGAAGACGGGCTTCTCGGATTCCTACAAGTCCCTCCGCCACGCATGGGAGAAGGCGGATCGGCAATATGGGGGAGACGACAAGAAATAATCCTGGAACGTTTGGTCAGGGTGGCGTGTGTGATCGGCAGGTGAAAGTAACACTTTTCGCTTCACCTGATGCGTGAGGTCCTGCACAAATTCCATGCTGTCTTCGGTGATAGTCTCCTCCCCGTCGAGTCGGTTTTTGTGGAATGGATGTGCCTTCCACGGGAATGCCCGAATCTGGCATTATGTGAACATGGATCAATCCACCGAAGCAATCAGCAATCCGGACCTCTATTACCTCAAAAGCGTCACCGACTTGAGCGAAAGCGTGGAGGTCGTCAGCAGTGAAGATATCTATTC contains:
- a CDS encoding PEP-CTERM sorting domain-containing protein; translated protein: MTVTAYFSGGSSETVIWAAGADPAGAATGTAWSLGFAGFTTFSPSWELLTSANMTNSITRLVIDGRPGDTIFDTILDPETTPGSARGTAFSSVDGPAGLNVAATYMNQVALNGTVYGDLFTVLDIGFSAATGAAGGLGANSSLIFTADTDNTAIQGDLNPIPEPATMALLGLGLLGLGFMRRRA